From Aspergillus chevalieri M1 DNA, chromosome 4, nearly complete sequence, a single genomic window includes:
- a CDS encoding C2H2-type zinc finger protein (COG:S;~EggNog:ENOG410PTEP;~InterPro:IPR036236,IPR013087;~PFAM:PF00096) codes for MDLYLSNTQSNMMFSHSTMTQTPGLSCPMEHSYSQGSEASTQSSFTYSDVCSSSPMQELEFLPCQSPFESSYDYEFSPPPSQCQYGFADAYQDVYPAANSSYVSSIPIPGSGCGYFDPFLATSASSISSSPPVQWPPQDVQLFPDPCHDISFETTFPKSNKPFPCSDCGKSFTRSADLKRHQTSVHYPIFQDCPIADCSRKGHNGFPRKDHLLEHLRAYHHVPVPKRGASKRVAKAQYPCL; via the exons ATGGACTTGTACTTATCCAACACCCAATCTAACATGATGTTTTCCCATTCCACAATG ACACAGACTCCTGGTCTGTCTTGTCCAATGGAGCATTCGTACTCACAGGGAAGCGAAGCTTCAACACAGTCTTCCTTCACTTATTCAGACGTGTGCTCTTCCTCTCCGATGCAAGAACTAGAATTCCTTCCCTGCCAGTCTCCTTTCGAGTCGTCCTATGATTATGAATTCTCTCCTCCCCCGAGTCAGTGCCAATATGGCTTTGCGGACGCATACCAGGACGTATACCCGGCCGCCAACTCGTCCTATGTCAGCTCTATTCCGATTCCAGGCTCAGGCTGCGGATACTTCGACCCCTTTCTGGCAACATCTGCATCATCGATATCGTCTTCCCCACCGGTTCAATGGCCGCCCCAAGATGTCCAACTCTTCCCTGATCCCTGTCACGACATTTCCTTCGAAACCACATTTCCCAA ATCAAACAAACCATTCCCCTGCTCTGACTGCGGCAAATCATTCACTCGCTCCGCCGATTTAAAACGCCACCAAACCAGCGTCCACTACCCCATATTCCAAGACTGCCCCATTGCCGACTGCTCAAGAAAAGGCCACAACGGCTTCCCTCGAAAAGACCATTTGCTCGAGCATCTACGCGCGTACCATCACGTCCCTGTGCCCAAGCGCGGGGCGTCGAAGAGAGTTGCTAAAGCGCAGTATCCATGTCTGTAG